The Elephas maximus indicus isolate mEleMax1 chromosome 19, mEleMax1 primary haplotype, whole genome shotgun sequence genome contains a region encoding:
- the G6PC3 gene encoding glucose-6-phosphatase 3 isoform X1 has protein sequence MESAQGAGIAVAEALQNQMPGLENLWLWVTFLGDPKCLFLFYFPAAYYTSPRVGIAVLWISLITEWLNLVFKWFLFGDRPFWWVHESGYYSQAPAQVHQFPSSCETGPGSPSGHCMITGAALWPVMTTVSSQLATRTRSRWVRIMPSLAYCTFLLAVGLSRVFILAHFPHQVLAGLIAGVILGWLMTPRVPTERELSFYGLTALALMLGASLIYWTLFTLGLDLSWSINLASKWCERPEWLHVDSRPFASLSRDSGAALGLGIALHSPCYAQVRRAHLGNGQKIACFVLAVVLLGPLDWLGHAPQVSLFYIFNFLKFTLWPCLVLALVPWVVHLFSAQEAPAIHSS, from the exons ATGGAGTCGGCGCAGGGTGCGGGCATCGCGGTGGCCGAGGCGCTGCAGAATCAGATGCCTGGGCTGGAGAACTTGTGGCTCTGGGTCACCTTTCTGGGCGATCCCAAGTGCCTCTTCCTGTTCTACTTTCCCGCGGCCTACTACACCTCTCCCCGCGTGGGCATCGCGGTGCTCTGGATCAGCCTCATCACTGAATGGCTCAACCTGGTCTTCAAGTG GTTCCTCTTTGGAGACAGACCCTTCTGGTGGGTCCATGAATCTGGGTACTACAGCCAGGCCCCAGCCCAGGTTCACCAGTTCCCCTCTTCATGTGAAACTGGTCCAG GTAGCCCTTCTGGACACTGCATGATCACAGGAGCAGCCCTCTGGCCTGTAATGACGACCGTCTCCTCCCAGTTGGCCACTCGGACCCGCAG CCGCTGGGTGCGGATTATGCCTAGCCTGGCTTATTGCACCTTCCTCTTGGCAGTCGGCCTGTCTCGGGTCTTCATCTTAGCACATTTTCCACACCAGGTGTTGGCTGGCTTAATAGCTG GTGTCATCCTGGGCTGGCTGATGACCCCCCGGGTGCCCACGGAGCGGGAGCTAAGCTTCTACGGTTTGACTGCGCTGGCTCTCATGCTGGGCGCCAGCCTCATCTATTGGACCCTCTTTACACTGGGCCTGGATCTTTCTTG GTCCATCAACCTAGCTTCCAAGTGGTGTGAGCGACCTGAGTGGTTGCATGTGGACAGCCGGCCCTTTGCCTCCCTGAGCCGTGATTCAGGTGCCGCCCTGGGTCTGGGCATTGCCTTGCACTCTCCCTGTTATGCCCAGGTACGGCGGGCACACCTGGGAAATGGCCAGAAGATTGCCTGTTTTGTGCTGGCCGTGGTGCTGCTAGGTCCCCTGGACTGGCTGGGCCATGCCCCTCAGGTCAGCCTCTTCtacatcttcaatttcctcaaatTCACCCTCTGGCCATGCCTGGTCCTGGCCCTCGTGCCCTGGGTGGTACACTTGTTCAGTGCCCAGGAAGCCCCAGCCATCCATTCTTCCTGA
- the G6PC3 gene encoding glucose-6-phosphatase 3 isoform X2 — translation MESAQGAGIAVAEALQNQMPGLENLWLWVTFLGDPKCLFLFYFPAAYYTSPRVGIAVLWISLITEWLNLVFKWFLFGDRPFWWVHESGYYSQAPAQVHQFPSSCETGPGSPSGHCMITGAALWPVMTTVSSQLATRTRRCHPGLADDPPGAHGAGAKLLRFDCAGSHAGRQPHLLDPLYTGPGSFLVHQPSFQVV, via the exons ATGGAGTCGGCGCAGGGTGCGGGCATCGCGGTGGCCGAGGCGCTGCAGAATCAGATGCCTGGGCTGGAGAACTTGTGGCTCTGGGTCACCTTTCTGGGCGATCCCAAGTGCCTCTTCCTGTTCTACTTTCCCGCGGCCTACTACACCTCTCCCCGCGTGGGCATCGCGGTGCTCTGGATCAGCCTCATCACTGAATGGCTCAACCTGGTCTTCAAGTG GTTCCTCTTTGGAGACAGACCCTTCTGGTGGGTCCATGAATCTGGGTACTACAGCCAGGCCCCAGCCCAGGTTCACCAGTTCCCCTCTTCATGTGAAACTGGTCCAG GTAGCCCTTCTGGACACTGCATGATCACAGGAGCAGCCCTCTGGCCTGTAATGACGACCGTCTCCTCCCAGTTGGCCACTCGGACCCGCAG GTGTCATCCTGGGCTGGCTGATGACCCCCCGGGTGCCCACGGAGCGGGAGCTAAGCTTCTACGGTTTGACTGCGCTGGCTCTCATGCTGGGCGCCAGCCTCATCTATTGGACCCTCTTTACACTGGGCCTGGATCTTTCTTG GTCCATCAACCTAGCTTCCAAGTGGTGTGA